The DNA region TTTCCTCGAGCAGACCAAAGTCGCAACATTCTTCCCGGAGGAATGATATCCCTGGGAATGGCACAATATAGGAAGAGCATGGTTCTAAGAAAGTCCCGAGGGATGCTCTTGACAAACGGAAGCTGGTAAATTATACTTTGTATATACCATACGGGGTATGGTTATCTGGGCTGAGGGGGTGGTCACCTGGGTGCTGATGTAATGGAGCAAAGGCTCCGCCCGGAATTCAAGCAGCAGATTGTCGCACGTCTGAAACGCATTGAAGGCCAGGCACGGGGAATCTGCAAGATGATCGAGGAGGATCGCAGCTGTGAAGAAGTGGCAGTACAGCTGGCGGCCCTGAAGGCCGCGATCGCCCAAGTGGGCATCACCTTTGCCTGCGATCACCTTACCGAGTGCATGGCTGCCGAACTTGCCGCGGGCAAAGAGGTTGAAGAAGTAAAAAACCGCTTTGCCAAAATCTTTAGCCAACTCACCTAGGAGGGAGCTTATGGGAAACAAAGTTTTGGAGTTAACTGAAGACATCTTTCAAGAGGAAGTCCTCGATGCAGAAGTACCGGTATTAGTGGACTTTTGGGCGCCGTGGTGTGGACCTTGCCGCATGGTCGCACCGATCATTGAACAACTGGCAGCATCCTATCCACCGGACAAGCTGAAAGTGACCAAAGTCAACGTGGATGACAACCAAGAGCTGGCCATGAAGTATAA from Bacillota bacterium includes:
- a CDS encoding metal-sensitive transcriptional regulator, translating into MEQRLRPEFKQQIVARLKRIEGQARGICKMIEEDRSCEEVAVQLAALKAAIAQVGITFACDHLTECMAAELAAGKEVEEVKNRFAKIFSQLT
- the trxA gene encoding thioredoxin codes for the protein MGNKVLELTEDIFQEEVLDAEVPVLVDFWAPWCGPCRMVAPIIEQLAASYPPDKLKVTKVNVDDNQELAMKYNVMSIPTLALFKDGQVVKRMVGFQPFERLQEEIEEVLVDE